Proteins found in one Pseudomonas marvdashtae genomic segment:
- a CDS encoding ArsR/SmtB family transcription factor has protein sequence MEHAPCISQIATLLADPKRSAMMWALMDGTARQADELALLAGLSPSSANAHLGRLFTGGLLKVEVRGRKRFFRLAAPEIGAAVEALASATLASTPRQVPDVFKRGLLATKAPTAPASLMRARLCDDHLGGTLAADLYQQLLDAGWLEQCEQRVIVTHKGANQLAERGLFIQALAHRNARVACACPDWSERRPHLGGALGAALLQLFMQSGWLSLPNDSRALQVTALGQQEIHRFARQESLEMAL, from the coding sequence ATGGAACATGCACCTTGCATCAGCCAGATTGCCACGCTACTGGCCGACCCGAAGCGCAGCGCAATGATGTGGGCGTTAATGGATGGTACCGCCCGACAAGCCGACGAATTGGCTTTGCTGGCTGGGCTTTCGCCATCCTCGGCCAACGCCCACCTGGGACGTCTTTTCACCGGGGGCCTGTTGAAAGTTGAGGTTCGCGGACGCAAGCGCTTCTTTCGCCTGGCGGCGCCCGAGATTGGCGCAGCCGTCGAGGCGCTGGCGAGCGCAACCCTCGCCAGCACGCCGCGACAGGTTCCGGACGTATTCAAGCGCGGCCTGCTGGCCACCAAGGCGCCGACGGCTCCCGCTTCGTTGATGCGCGCCAGGCTTTGCGATGACCATCTGGGGGGCACGCTGGCGGCGGACCTGTATCAGCAGCTATTGGATGCCGGGTGGCTTGAACAATGTGAGCAGCGGGTGATTGTGACCCACAAAGGTGCCAATCAATTGGCCGAACGCGGTCTGTTCATCCAGGCACTGGCCCATCGCAATGCCCGAGTTGCTTGCGCCTGCCCCGATTGGAGCGAGCGGCGTCCGCACTTGGGGGGCGCGCTGGGAGCGGCGCTGCTGCAATTGTTCATGCAATCCGGCTGGCTGAGCCTGCCCAATGACTCAAGGGCCTTGCAGGTAACGGCGCTTGGTCAACAGGAAATCCATCGGTTCGCCAGGCAGGAGTCTCTGGAAATGGCGCTCTAG